One segment of Verrucomicrobiota bacterium DNA contains the following:
- the infB gene encoding translation initiation factor IF-2, producing MATRATSSRKESSTTKNKPEAPVPSKPAERTVATDLISPKKKTPPAESRPARSGVPPISKIRVPREHAPEPKPAAPPATPAPAPAASSPASTPTTPPLRPESVSLIDEKPDRKGTGGTGATGTTRPSVLPPISRIRVPQPPAPKAPEPVPAPAAAAPEPPPAAAPLPPASSPEGEKVIHIKPPIIVRELAQQIGLKPFQLIHDLMEMNIFAAINHTVEPDVAAAICRKHGYVFEVEKREKGAGVHKVEAVVEEPPPPVIQKAEELHPRAPIITFMGHVDHGKTSLMDAIRKTRVAAGEAGGITQHIGAYSVVHNGQRITFLDTPGHEAFTAMRARGANVTDIVVLVVAADDGLMPQTIEAINHARAAKVSIIVAINKIDLSSANVDRVKAQLQERGLTPEDWGGETICCPVSATKGIGIDHLLEMLLLQAEIMELKASPDVPPRATVIEAQLEAGRGPTATVIVRMGTLKVGQAFICGNFWGKVKSLIDDNGKNTKSASPSTPVKVLGFTGLPNAGDEFLVMESERAARALSEERLADQRTQKLAMPQRATLESLFDSLNDGHKVLQLILKCDVQGSAEAISASLNQIESKKIDLEIIHTGIGPITESDVLLATASNAVIVGFNVKTENQAAAAAKREGVQIKLFSIIYELIDQVKEAMVGMLDPEVRESVLGHAEVRQVFDLSKGTVAGCYVTDGRIVRNGRARVLRRRQPIYDGGIATLRRFQDDVKEVRAGVECGIKLGDYSEYEVGDVIECYNLEKIAQQL from the coding sequence ATGGCCACACGCGCTACCAGTTCCAGAAAAGAATCCAGTACCACTAAGAACAAGCCCGAAGCTCCCGTTCCATCGAAACCGGCCGAGCGTACGGTGGCCACCGACCTCATCTCGCCCAAGAAAAAAACGCCCCCGGCCGAGTCCAGGCCGGCGCGGAGTGGTGTTCCTCCCATCAGCAAGATCCGGGTTCCCCGGGAACACGCGCCGGAACCAAAGCCGGCGGCTCCCCCCGCGACGCCCGCGCCAGCGCCAGCGGCCTCGAGCCCGGCTTCAACCCCAACCACGCCACCCCTGCGTCCCGAGTCGGTCTCGTTGATCGACGAAAAGCCGGATCGGAAAGGCACCGGCGGCACCGGCGCAACGGGAACGACACGGCCGTCGGTTCTTCCACCCATCTCGCGAATCCGCGTCCCGCAACCTCCTGCCCCGAAAGCGCCGGAACCGGTTCCCGCCCCGGCCGCAGCGGCTCCGGAGCCGCCCCCGGCGGCGGCACCGCTGCCGCCGGCCAGCAGCCCGGAAGGGGAAAAGGTTATTCACATCAAGCCGCCGATCATCGTGCGCGAACTGGCTCAACAGATCGGGTTGAAGCCGTTCCAGCTCATCCACGACCTGATGGAGATGAACATTTTTGCGGCGATCAACCACACGGTTGAACCCGACGTGGCGGCGGCGATCTGCCGCAAGCACGGTTACGTTTTCGAAGTCGAAAAACGTGAGAAAGGCGCCGGCGTTCACAAGGTGGAAGCCGTGGTTGAAGAACCGCCCCCGCCGGTAATCCAGAAGGCCGAAGAACTGCACCCGCGCGCGCCCATCATCACATTCATGGGACACGTTGACCATGGCAAGACGTCGCTCATGGACGCGATCCGGAAGACCCGGGTCGCCGCCGGGGAAGCGGGCGGCATCACCCAGCACATCGGCGCGTACAGCGTCGTGCATAACGGCCAGCGGATCACGTTTCTTGATACCCCGGGCCACGAGGCGTTCACGGCGATGCGCGCCCGCGGCGCCAACGTAACCGACATTGTGGTGTTGGTGGTGGCTGCCGATGACGGTTTGATGCCGCAGACGATCGAAGCGATCAACCACGCCCGGGCGGCCAAAGTGTCGATCATCGTCGCCATCAACAAAATCGACCTGTCCTCGGCCAATGTCGACCGGGTCAAGGCACAGCTTCAGGAGCGAGGATTAACGCCGGAAGATTGGGGCGGTGAAACGATCTGTTGTCCCGTGTCCGCCACCAAGGGCATCGGCATCGATCACCTGCTTGAGATGCTGTTGCTGCAGGCCGAGATCATGGAATTGAAAGCCAGTCCCGACGTACCGCCGCGCGCGACCGTGATCGAAGCGCAGCTGGAAGCCGGACGCGGGCCTACGGCTACGGTCATCGTGCGAATGGGCACCTTGAAAGTCGGCCAGGCCTTTATCTGCGGAAACTTCTGGGGCAAGGTCAAATCGTTGATCGATGACAACGGCAAGAACACCAAGTCGGCCTCCCCTTCAACTCCCGTTAAAGTACTCGGGTTTACCGGCCTGCCGAATGCAGGAGACGAATTTCTCGTGATGGAGTCCGAACGTGCCGCGCGCGCCCTCAGCGAAGAGCGGCTGGCCGATCAACGGACCCAGAAACTCGCGATGCCGCAGCGGGCCACGCTCGAGAGCCTGTTCGACAGCTTGAACGACGGTCACAAGGTGCTCCAGTTGATCCTGAAATGCGACGTTCAAGGTTCCGCGGAGGCCATCAGTGCCTCCCTGAACCAGATCGAAAGCAAGAAGATCGACCTGGAGATTATCCACACCGGCATTGGGCCCATCACCGAATCTGACGTCCTGCTGGCCACGGCCTCGAACGCGGTCATCGTGGGCTTCAACGTCAAGACGGAGAACCAGGCGGCGGCGGCAGCCAAGCGCGAAGGCGTTCAGATCAAGCTGTTCAGCATCATCTACGAACTCATTGACCAGGTGAAGGAAGCCATGGTCGGCATGCTCGATCCGGAAGTGCGGGAGTCGGTGCTTGGACATGCCGAAGTCAGGCAGGTCTTCGACCTGTCGAAGGGTACCGTTGCAGGTTGCTACGTTACCGACGGCCGGATCGTCCGGAACGGCCGGGCCCGGGTTCTGCGCCGTCGCCAGCCCATCTACGATGGCGGCATCGCCACGCTGCGCCGCTTCCAGGATGACGTGAAGGAAGTGCGTGCCGGGGTTGAATGCGGCATCAAGCTGGGTGACTACTCGGAGTACGAAGTCGGCGATGTGATCGAGTGCTACAACCTCGAGAAGATCGCGCAGCAACTTTGA
- the rbfA gene encoding 30S ribosome-binding factor RbfA, whose product MKHRLERVNEVIRRELSDLVSREVLLSSKALVTIPAVSITPDLRQCHVYVSVIGGAEDKRQVITDLENHRTPLQAALSKRVVLKYTPHLHFQLDDSIERGNRVLEIIQDLDEQQDVNGQG is encoded by the coding sequence ATGAAACATCGGTTAGAGAGGGTAAATGAAGTTATCAGGCGCGAGTTGAGCGACTTGGTTTCACGCGAGGTGTTGCTCAGCTCAAAGGCGCTCGTTACCATCCCGGCAGTCAGCATTACCCCCGATCTGAGGCAATGTCACGTGTACGTGAGCGTCATCGGCGGTGCCGAAGATAAACGCCAGGTGATCACCGATCTGGAAAATCACCGGACGCCCCTCCAGGCCGCCTTATCCAAACGCGTTGTCCTGAAGTATACCCCGCACCTGCATTTTCAGCTCGATGACAGCATCGAGCGCGGCAACCGCGTCCTTGAGATCATCCAAGACCTTGATGAACAGCAGGACGTAAACGGCCAGGGCTGA
- a CDS encoding bifunctional oligoribonuclease/PAP phosphatase NrnA — METIRDALLPAERILLLSHVRPDGDAIGSQIALALSLAALDKSVSAWNEDGCPSNLRFLEGSELVVRPPEDPESFDVVVCLDTASKERLGRCPDAVTAAKQWINIDHHASNPGYGDLNFIEAAAAATGEIVYDLLTGQGLPFPVASGAALYVAVSTDTGSFRYPNTTARSYEIAADLLRRGVDAATICRSLYESYPRRRAVLLGELLTHARFDGQTAAFILDNATKARLGILSEDVDGLIDAIRSVDTVQAAAFFEELPDERIRVSIRSKNPEIDVGSVCREYGGGGHRLAAGARIRGELGQVVDRVLQRISREISQRS, encoded by the coding sequence TTGGAAACGATCCGTGATGCCCTGCTCCCGGCTGAGCGGATCCTTTTGCTAAGCCACGTGCGGCCGGACGGCGATGCGATCGGGTCGCAGATTGCGCTGGCGTTATCACTGGCCGCCTTGGATAAGAGCGTCTCTGCCTGGAATGAGGACGGCTGCCCGAGTAACCTCCGGTTTCTGGAGGGAAGCGAACTCGTCGTGAGGCCGCCGGAGGATCCGGAAAGTTTTGATGTCGTGGTTTGCCTGGATACGGCCTCGAAAGAGCGGCTCGGACGCTGCCCGGACGCAGTGACCGCGGCGAAGCAGTGGATAAATATCGATCACCACGCGAGCAATCCCGGTTACGGCGATCTCAACTTTATCGAGGCTGCGGCTGCCGCCACCGGTGAAATCGTTTACGACCTGCTTACCGGCCAGGGACTGCCGTTCCCGGTGGCCAGCGGCGCCGCATTGTATGTTGCCGTCTCAACTGACACCGGCTCATTTCGTTACCCAAACACTACCGCACGAAGCTATGAAATCGCTGCGGATCTGCTCCGTCGCGGCGTCGACGCCGCAACCATCTGCCGCTCCCTTTATGAAAGCTATCCGCGCCGGCGCGCGGTGTTGCTGGGCGAACTCCTTACCCATGCCCGATTTGACGGGCAAACGGCGGCTTTCATCCTGGACAACGCGACCAAGGCGCGCCTGGGCATTCTCTCCGAGGACGTGGATGGCCTGATCGACGCGATCCGGTCCGTGGACACGGTGCAGGCCGCCGCATTCTTTGAGGAGTTGCCAGACGAACGGATTCGGGTCAGCATCCGCTCAAAAAACCCGGAGATTGATGTGGGCAGCGTCTGCCGTGAGTACGGCGGCGGCGGCCACCGGCTCGCCGCAGGCGCTCGAATCCGAGGCGAACTGGGACAGGTTGTGGATCGCGTTTTACAAAGGATCAGTCGTGAAATTAGCCAACGCTCTTGA
- the truB gene encoding tRNA pseudouridine(55) synthase TruB produces the protein MKLANALDGVLLVDKAPGMTSHDVVAIVRQRLGTQKVGHCGTLDPFATGLLLVVIGRGTKIQDLLMSEDKEYVGTMRLGETTSSQDRDGEVLETRDYSHVNENSLRAAFAKFHGDFYQLPPMVSAVKKDGVPLYKLAREGKVVARDPRFVHVYAHEIQAVGLPDIDFRVICSKGFYVRTYAHDIGEELGCGAHLRALRRTKSGRFSVDRATTLDELKSGSPEYLGTKILSLPDVSRRRGA, from the coding sequence GTGAAATTAGCCAACGCTCTTGACGGTGTTCTCCTGGTCGACAAGGCCCCGGGCATGACCAGCCACGACGTCGTTGCCATCGTCCGGCAGCGGCTCGGGACGCAAAAGGTCGGCCATTGCGGAACTTTAGACCCTTTTGCCACCGGGCTTCTCCTCGTCGTGATCGGCCGGGGCACCAAGATCCAGGACCTGCTCATGAGCGAGGACAAAGAGTACGTCGGCACGATGCGGTTGGGTGAGACCACCTCAAGCCAGGACCGGGACGGCGAAGTGCTCGAAACCCGCGATTACTCGCACGTAAATGAGAATAGCCTCCGGGCCGCCTTTGCCAAGTTTCACGGGGACTTTTACCAATTGCCGCCCATGGTGTCGGCTGTAAAAAAGGATGGGGTGCCGCTTTATAAGCTGGCCCGGGAAGGCAAAGTGGTGGCCCGCGATCCGCGGTTCGTCCACGTCTATGCACACGAAATTCAGGCGGTAGGCCTCCCGGACATCGACTTCCGCGTCATCTGCAGCAAAGGATTTTATGTCCGGACCTATGCGCACGACATCGGGGAAGAACTAGGCTGCGGGGCGCACCTGAGGGCGTTGCGCCGCACCAAGTCCGGCCGGTTCTCGGTGGACCGCGCCACCACGCTGGATGAGCTCAAGTCCGGCTCCCCGGAGTACCTGGGCACTAAAATCTTGTCTTTGCCGGACGTCTCACGCAGGCGTGGGGCATAG
- a CDS encoding bifunctional riboflavin kinase/FAD synthetase, which produces MAKVPGPVHLAIGVFDGIHLGHQAVIAAATQAARQSAGSAVVLTFHPHPMRVLRPEAAPRLLTSTRHKEQLIGTLGVQALLIQEFTLGFSQTRPEEFVRVLVESARPLRQICVGKGWTFGANRSGNISTLDSLARAHGFTLTEVPAVAVDGQAVSSTIIRAVVQRGDLALAGRLLGRPFTILGTVAEGNQLGRQLGFPTANLRAHNEQFPPDGVYAARARYAGQEYGGVVNIGLRPTLERPGERLLELHLFDFDRQIYGEDVEVEFLVFLRPEQKFNSLTDLVKQIERDVIRARAVYRDRVTTPNCDSMPLSKRPVTGW; this is translated from the coding sequence TTGGCGAAGGTACCGGGCCCGGTTCACCTCGCTATCGGCGTTTTTGACGGGATTCACCTGGGGCATCAGGCAGTCATCGCCGCTGCGACCCAGGCTGCGCGCCAGAGCGCCGGCTCCGCCGTGGTGCTCACGTTTCATCCCCATCCGATGCGGGTGCTGAGACCGGAGGCCGCCCCGCGGCTGCTGACTTCGACGCGGCATAAAGAGCAGTTGATCGGTACGCTCGGTGTCCAGGCGCTGCTGATCCAGGAATTTACGCTCGGCTTCTCACAAACCCGGCCCGAGGAATTCGTCCGCGTGCTGGTGGAAAGCGCCAGACCGTTACGGCAAATCTGCGTGGGCAAGGGCTGGACCTTCGGCGCTAACCGGTCCGGAAACATTTCCACCCTGGATTCCCTTGCCCGCGCGCATGGCTTTACCTTGACCGAGGTGCCCGCCGTCGCCGTTGACGGCCAGGCAGTCAGCAGCACCATCATCCGCGCCGTCGTGCAGCGCGGAGATCTGGCGCTTGCCGGGCGGCTCCTCGGGCGGCCATTCACCATCCTGGGCACGGTGGCGGAAGGCAATCAGCTCGGACGGCAACTCGGGTTTCCTACCGCTAACCTCCGTGCTCACAATGAGCAATTTCCGCCGGACGGCGTCTATGCCGCTCGGGCCCGGTACGCGGGCCAGGAGTACGGGGGCGTCGTCAACATCGGCCTCCGGCCGACCCTGGAACGGCCGGGCGAACGCCTCCTCGAGTTGCACCTTTTCGATTTTGATCGCCAGATATACGGTGAAGACGTGGAAGTCGAGTTCCTCGTCTTCCTTCGTCCCGAGCAAAAGTTCAACAGCCTCACCGATCTGGTGAAACAAATCGAAAGGGACGTCATCCGCGCCAGGGCCGTCTACCGGGATCGCGTGACGACTCCCAACTGCGACAGCATGCCGCTATCCAAAAGGCCGGTAACCGGCTGGTGA
- a CDS encoding peptidoglycan-binding protein — MIRTFLLLAAVTLACRAGSEAQTANPGPVRIQVPRVNVRPVLPANNYVYQYPNGYVPYTPLITVRRAPIPGTPAPGETRNLSNDPDPADHLNGLLLSRIPRARSNQLNFPARSDVRYGNRLVANVQQDLRRLGYYAGAVDGSSGPETEEAIRRYQVAHHQPVTGLLDSGMLSQLGVVTRSR, encoded by the coding sequence ATGATTCGTACGTTTCTTCTGCTGGCGGCCGTGACGTTAGCCTGCAGAGCGGGATCGGAGGCCCAAACCGCGAATCCGGGCCCCGTTCGCATCCAGGTACCGCGCGTGAATGTCAGGCCGGTCTTACCGGCGAACAACTACGTTTACCAGTACCCAAACGGCTACGTGCCTTACACGCCGTTGATTACCGTGCGCCGGGCACCCATTCCGGGAACACCGGCACCGGGCGAGACCCGGAACTTGTCCAATGATCCCGACCCGGCGGACCACTTGAACGGGTTGCTGCTCAGCCGTATCCCGCGGGCCCGGTCCAACCAGCTTAATTTCCCGGCCCGGTCAGACGTGCGGTACGGCAACCGCCTGGTTGCGAACGTGCAGCAAGACCTGCGCCGGCTGGGGTATTACGCCGGGGCGGTGGACGGGAGTTCTGGTCCGGAGACCGAGGAGGCAATCCGGCGCTACCAGGTCGCTCATCACCAGCCGGTTACCGGCCTTTTGGATAGCGGCATGCTGTCGCAGTTGGGAGTCGTCACGCGATCCCGGTAG
- a CDS encoding ammonium transporter codes for MRKLLKHLPGLAVAGFAATLLLVPLSSKAQAPTPSPTPMTAGTPAASPAPAASPTMEDRVANLEAYLGNSAGPKTIQPASGPGHNGWMMTAAALVLFMTLPGLALFYGGLVREKNVLSVLAQCLGITGLVTILWWAFGYSLVFGKSFNNPFFGGSEFFFLHGVDSSPNTDYAYWVSQNVYSMYQLMFAIITPALIVGAIAERMKYSALMLFMLCWMFLVYFPMAHMIWGVSGFMNGISNANSGIKAIDFAGGTVVHMTSGWSALILCLILGPRLGFKREPIPPHNLVLTMIGTGMLWVGWYGFNAGSAVAADGIAANAFMTTTLATATAAFTWAMLEKVLRGKASVLGYCTGAVAGLVVITPACGFVNASGAMIIGVAAAVLPYFAVSALKPALGYDDALDTFGVHGVGGTMGALLTGLLATKEVNSNLKDELLRPLFMSQVEAVCVTLVLSTVATAVIAFVIKAIIGLRPSPDTETAGLDISDHGEEAYIS; via the coding sequence ATGCGCAAACTTCTCAAGCACTTGCCGGGCCTTGCCGTCGCTGGTTTTGCGGCAACCCTGCTTTTGGTGCCTTTGTCCAGCAAGGCGCAGGCGCCGACCCCATCGCCTACGCCCATGACGGCCGGCACGCCCGCCGCGTCGCCTGCACCGGCTGCCAGCCCGACCATGGAGGATCGTGTTGCGAATCTCGAGGCCTACCTGGGCAACTCAGCCGGGCCGAAGACCATCCAACCCGCCTCCGGACCCGGCCACAATGGCTGGATGATGACCGCAGCTGCGTTGGTTCTCTTCATGACCCTGCCGGGCCTCGCGCTGTTTTACGGCGGCTTGGTGCGTGAGAAGAACGTGCTCTCCGTGCTCGCCCAGTGCCTTGGGATCACGGGGTTGGTGACGATACTCTGGTGGGCGTTCGGTTACAGCCTGGTGTTCGGCAAAAGTTTCAACAACCCGTTCTTCGGAGGTTCCGAATTTTTCTTTCTGCACGGCGTCGATTCTTCTCCCAACACCGATTACGCGTACTGGGTTTCGCAGAACGTGTACTCGATGTACCAGCTGATGTTCGCGATCATCACGCCGGCGCTGATCGTCGGCGCCATCGCCGAACGCATGAAGTACTCCGCCCTCATGCTCTTCATGCTGTGCTGGATGTTCCTCGTCTACTTCCCGATGGCGCACATGATCTGGGGCGTCTCCGGGTTCATGAACGGCATCTCGAACGCAAATTCGGGGATCAAGGCGATCGACTTCGCCGGCGGAACGGTGGTGCACATGACGTCGGGCTGGAGCGCCCTGATTCTTTGCCTCATCCTCGGTCCCCGGCTCGGGTTCAAGCGTGAACCGATCCCGCCGCACAACCTGGTGCTGACCATGATCGGGACCGGGATGCTCTGGGTAGGCTGGTACGGGTTTAACGCCGGCAGCGCCGTTGCGGCTGACGGGATTGCGGCGAACGCTTTCATGACCACGACGCTTGCGACTGCCACAGCCGCCTTTACCTGGGCCATGCTGGAAAAAGTGCTGCGCGGCAAGGCGAGCGTGCTCGGCTATTGCACCGGTGCGGTCGCCGGGCTGGTCGTCATCACCCCGGCTTGCGGTTTCGTGAACGCTTCGGGCGCGATGATCATCGGCGTCGCCGCCGCGGTTCTCCCCTACTTCGCCGTTTCCGCTCTCAAACCGGCTTTAGGGTATGACGACGCCCTGGATACGTTCGGCGTTCACGGGGTCGGCGGGACCATGGGCGCGCTGCTGACGGGCCTGCTGGCCACCAAGGAAGTAAACAGCAACCTTAAGGATGAACTGCTCCGCCCGCTCTTCATGTCGCAGGTCGAGGCGGTCTGCGTCACCCTCGTCCTGTCGACGGTTGCGACCGCCGTGATTGCGTTCGTGATCAAGGCCATCATCGGTTTGCGGCCGAGCCCTGACACGGAGACCGCCGGCCTTGACATTTCCGACCACGGTGAAGAGGCATATATCAGTTAA
- a CDS encoding P-II family nitrogen regulator: MKKIEAIIKPFKLEEVKEALSDLGIEGMTVTEVKGFGRQKGHTEIYRGSEYTVDFLPKIKIEVVLADGMVDSATAAVVKAAKTGKIGDGKVFVYPIEEAIRIRTDETGEKAI; this comes from the coding sequence ATGAAAAAAATCGAAGCCATCATCAAGCCATTCAAGCTGGAGGAGGTAAAGGAAGCCCTCTCCGACCTCGGCATAGAAGGCATGACTGTGACCGAAGTAAAGGGGTTCGGTCGCCAGAAGGGTCACACGGAAATTTATCGCGGCAGTGAGTACACGGTCGATTTCCTGCCAAAGATCAAAATCGAAGTGGTTTTGGCCGACGGTATGGTTGACTCGGCGACGGCGGCGGTAGTGAAAGCGGCCAAGACCGGTAAAATCGGTGACGGCAAAGTGTTTGTGTATCCGATCGAGGAAGCCATTCGCATCCGCACTGACGAGACTGGAGAAAAAGCGATCTAG
- a CDS encoding Lrp/AsnC family transcriptional regulator, whose protein sequence is MTYTAVEHLDPVNARILAVSEDKITGFHREPFERIAALSGVAEATILERIRLMLAAGTIRRVRQTILATNLAEGALVAWKVPPHKLDSAFDFLFQQDPFSGHVVIRSTDAETAGSEYRLWTTLKVPAGFSLEEHCRRLSPVIGAEKFRTMRAEGIFTLGVGHVRRRTIEPGARADLPAAMISTELVKLSEVEWRVLTSLKREFTADEIRPHPWVARAREADLPLETFCEIAEALNRRGVIGRFSTFLEHVKPSSTGVRVTRFNALFHWAVPPGLEARAGSEIGRHEILTHCYWREAGPEFRNVNVMAVAHGTEKPRLLEHKKAIDEHLQACGIPVSYTNVFWGGRSEIKPSEISPAVYRAWLSQFPSGT, encoded by the coding sequence ATGACGTACACGGCCGTCGAACACCTGGACCCGGTCAATGCGCGCATCCTCGCGGTTTCCGAAGATAAGATCACCGGCTTTCACCGGGAACCGTTTGAACGGATTGCCGCACTCAGCGGAGTGGCCGAGGCGACGATCCTGGAACGCATTCGACTGATGCTGGCGGCGGGAACGATCCGCCGCGTCCGGCAAACCATCCTGGCGACCAATCTGGCCGAGGGCGCCCTGGTGGCCTGGAAAGTTCCTCCGCACAAGCTTGACTCCGCCTTCGATTTCCTCTTTCAACAAGACCCTTTTTCCGGCCACGTGGTGATCCGGTCGACCGATGCGGAGACGGCCGGTAGCGAATACCGCCTCTGGACGACGCTCAAGGTGCCCGCCGGGTTCAGCCTGGAGGAACACTGCCGCCGGTTAAGCCCCGTGATCGGGGCGGAAAAGTTCCGTACGATGCGCGCCGAAGGTATTTTTACTCTCGGCGTGGGTCACGTGCGCCGCCGGACCATCGAACCCGGGGCTCGCGCCGATCTGCCGGCTGCAATGATCAGCACCGAGCTTGTGAAGCTGAGTGAAGTGGAATGGCGCGTCCTTACGTCGCTCAAACGAGAGTTCACGGCGGACGAGATCAGGCCTCACCCCTGGGTGGCCCGGGCCCGGGAGGCCGACCTGCCGTTAGAGACGTTTTGCGAAATCGCCGAGGCCCTGAATCGCCGGGGGGTGATCGGCCGGTTCTCGACCTTCCTCGAACACGTCAAGCCCTCCTCCACCGGGGTACGCGTGACCCGCTTCAATGCCTTGTTCCACTGGGCCGTCCCGCCGGGCCTGGAAGCCAGGGCGGGTTCGGAGATCGGCCGTCACGAAATCCTGACGCATTGTTACTGGCGGGAAGCCGGCCCGGAGTTCCGCAACGTGAACGTGATGGCCGTGGCGCACGGAACGGAAAAGCCGCGCCTGCTTGAGCATAAAAAGGCGATCGACGAACACCTGCAGGCTTGCGGCATCCCGGTTTCTTACACCAACGTTTTCTGGGGCGGACGGTCGGAAATCAAGCCGTCTGAGATTTCGCCGGCGGTTTACCGCGCCTGGCTCAGCCAGTTCCCCTCCGGAACGTGA
- a CDS encoding 23S rRNA (pseudouridine(1915)-N(3))-methyltransferase RlmH gives MTWRIAAVGKPRLPYALAGIAEYERRIRRFARVDWRIVPASDARRESLALLETSKGQLRLLLDPRGTQFTSREFAAKVENWALFSPQAVTLLVGGADGVTDEVRAQADLLWSLSRQTLPHELALLVALEQIYRAHTILAGQPYHRE, from the coding sequence GTGACCTGGCGTATTGCTGCCGTCGGCAAACCCAGGCTGCCGTATGCGCTCGCCGGGATCGCCGAGTACGAAAGGCGAATCCGGCGGTTCGCGCGGGTCGATTGGCGAATCGTCCCGGCGAGTGATGCGCGCCGGGAATCACTCGCGCTGCTGGAAACGTCCAAGGGTCAGCTTCGCCTCCTGCTCGATCCGCGCGGCACCCAGTTCACCAGCCGGGAGTTTGCCGCAAAAGTGGAAAACTGGGCTCTATTTTCCCCCCAGGCCGTGACCCTGCTGGTCGGAGGTGCTGACGGAGTCACCGACGAAGTTCGGGCCCAGGCGGATTTACTCTGGTCACTCAGCCGGCAGACCTTGCCGCACGAATTGGCGTTGCTGGTCGCGCTGGAACAAATCTATCGCGCGCACACGATCCTGGCAGGCCAACCTTACCACCGGGAGTGA